A region from the Ptychodera flava strain L36383 chromosome 12, AS_Pfla_20210202, whole genome shotgun sequence genome encodes:
- the LOC139146273 gene encoding RIMS-binding protein 2-like → MLAIFDYDPRLSSPNVDADVELAFRTGDIITVFGDMDEDGFFMGELYGQRGLVPSNFLEDMPTSSLPNSHPNNPMHTSSEKASPSLLTKKENSTKSPGKETKTQDNGPQAKNLTPNTDSDNKKKNKGFFSKGKALFKKFGTTSESNSTKQKR, encoded by the exons ATGCTGGCCATCTTTGATTACGACCCCCGACTGTCTTCCCCGAATGTAGACGCTGATGTGGAGCTAGCGTTCAGAACAGGAGATATTATCACTGTCTTTGGAGACATGGATGAAGACGGTTTCTTTATG GGAGAACTGTATGGACAACGAGGTTTGGTGCCGTCAAATTTCCTTGAAGATATGCCAACGTCATCTCTTCCAAACAGTCACCCAAACAACCCAATGCACACTTCCTCAGAAAAAGCATCCCCTTCCCTTCTGACCAAG AAAGAGAACTCCACCAAAAGCCCTGGTAAGGAGACAAAGACCCAAGACAATGGACCTCAAGCCAAAAACCTAACTCCAAACACAGACTCTGACAATAAGAAAAAGAATAAAGGATTCTTCTCAAAAGGGAAGGCTCTCTTTAAGAAGTTTGGGACAACCAGCGAAAGCAACAGTACCAAACAAAAACGATAG
- the LOC139146271 gene encoding probable bifunctional dTTP/UTP pyrophosphatase/methyltransferase protein, with product MASNAVDIFHHIHGYVTTRALITACNLKIFDLLKSGPQSVQELCVTINTDHYATQQLLNALVAMGYIAKKEHKSASRRDKSEVRFHINETSEKYLTSASPHSMIPVVELTERTMFPLARNLSHAVREGRPQMERAFGNDSSKMFLPDLLASNPDEWQYFMMAMHAYRKNFHCDAATQLFDLSSYRCACDLGGGTGVVSFALSDAYPAMKIIVYDLPIVIDIAQQFLHQRSPYFKSNVSFQAGDPLQNNLPKADLFVLSGSIHIWPEDQLSIVLAKIYEALSSDGALLILEPVLGDNSERGDSNLEMFSLVVLMAFGSRQPLADGIPRSPSTTPIW from the coding sequence ATGGCTTCAAATGCAGTCGACATATTCCACCACATTCACGGCTATGTAACAACACGGGCACTCATTACGGCTTGTAACTTAAAGATTTTCGATCTTCTAAAGTCGGGTCCGCAGAGCGTCCAAGAGCTGTGCGTTACGATCAACACAGACCACTACGCCACTCAACAACTGCTGAACGCTTTGGTTGCTATGGGATACATTGCTAAAAAGGAGCACAAATCTGCGAGTCGGAGAGATAAGTCTGAGGTTCGATTCCACATCAACGAAACAAGTGAGAAGTATTTAACCTCTGCGAGTCCACACTCAATGATACCCGTTGTGGAATTGACTGAACGTACTATGTTCCCATTGGCTCGGAATCTTTCACATGCTGTCAGGGAAGGAAGGCCACAGATGGAGAGAGCGTTCGGTAATGACTCGTCCAAGATGTTCCTACCTGATCTTTTAGCTTCTAATCCGGATGAATGGCAGTATTTCATGATGGCAATGCACGCGTATAGAAAGAATTTCCATTGTGACGCAGCAACGCAGCTTTTCGACTTGAGTTCGTACAGGTGTGCTTGCGACCTTGGCGGGGGCACGGGCGTGGTGTCATTCGCGTTGTCCGATGCCTATCCCGCCATGAAAATAATAGTTTACGACCTGCCAATCGTCATAGACATTGCCCAGCAGTTCCTCCACCAAAGGTCGCCGTACTTCAAATCAAATGTGAGCTTCCAGGCCGGAGACCCGCTGCAAAACAACCTGCCCAAAGCTGACTTGTTTGTTCTCTCAGGTAGTATACACATCTGGCCTGAGGACCAACTGTCCATCGTCTTGGCCAAAATCTACGAGGCACTGTCTTCTGATGGCGCCCTATTGATCTTGGAGCCAGTTCTAGGCGACAATTCAGAGCGTGGTGACTCCAACCTTGAAATGTTTTCGCTCGTAGTTCTGATGGCTTTTGGCAGTAGACAACCGCTCGCAGATGGAATACCGAGATCTCCTTCGACAACACCGATTTGGTAG